One window of the Daphnia pulex isolate KAP4 chromosome 8, ASM2113471v1 genome contains the following:
- the LOC124200582 gene encoding glutamate receptor ionotropic, delta-2-like produces MTKGPDGNYTHTGSSTLLIDWLSKKLNFTYTYFSIPNNITKAKYGNMSDFGVIYNLLVNKEVDGSALPVVTNAERIKNVDFAYFIMSEPQVMVVPRRGEEPRLFAFIRPFQQSVWLSILFTMVVMVCLMTVLTIIHSRSLTNKFETRETTRLSIWQTASCYAIFVINIIANQGGSVPGSRLSFRILMGAWLLAAMVLVNSYSGTVVSYLTAPKMMPSINTLEDLAASEDVGVVLFDNSVIEQDIMEATSGTLKILGDQVRRYPNRKLNSIPQAITLLETGHYVPI; encoded by the exons AATTTCAC gTACACTTATTTCTCTATCCCCAACAACATTACGAAAGCCAAATATGGGAACATGAGTGACTTTGGCGTCATTTACAATCTCCTTGTCAACAAG GAAGTTGATGGATCAGCTCTACCAGTGGTTACCAACGCAGAAAGGATTAAAAATGTCGATTTTGCATACTTCATTATGTCGGAGCCTCAAGTTATGGTGGTACCTCGACGAGGGGAAGAACCCCGGCTCTTTGCCTTTATTCGACCATTTCAACAATCG GTGTGGTTATCCATCTTGTTTACCATGGTGGTAATGGTGTGCTTGATGACTGTCTTGACAATAATTCACTCTCGATCCTTGACAAACAAATTCGAAACGAGAGAGACGACGAGACTTTCCATTTGGCAAACTGCCAGTTGCTACGCAATATTCGTCATCAACATAATCGCGAACCAAG GAGGCAGTGTTCCGGGTTCGCGGTTAAGTTTCCGAATTCTTATGGGTGCCTGGTTATTGGCAGCCATGGTCTTGGTGAACAGCTATTCCGGCACAGTCGTTTCCTATCTGACCGCGCCCAAAATGATGCCATCCATCAACACCTTGGAAGATTTAGCCGCCAGCGAAGATGTCGGCGTAGTTCTGTTTGATAATAGCGTCATCGAGCAAGATATAATG gAAGCTACATCGGGAACATTAAAGATTCTGGGTGACCAGGTTCGTCGCTATCCTAATCGCAAATTGAACAGCATACCGCAAGCCATTACACTTTTGGAAACAGGACATTATG TTCCTATATAA
- the LOC124199260 gene encoding transcription factor Maf-like translates to MSRLSLMFVGFLVVFVMIVSMVDAEDREKRAPILGLLLAKKLLHGGGHHHHDHHHHGRHGGYGHGGGHGHGGYGGYGHGGYHH, encoded by the exons ATGAGCCGCCTTAGTTTG atgtttgttggttttctgGTGGTATTCGTGATGATTGTCTCAATGGTAGATGCCGAGGATCGTGAAAAACGAGCTCCCATTTTGGGCCTTTTGCTCGCTAAAAAGCTTTTACATGGAGGGG GTCACCATCACCATGACCATCATCACCATGGGCGTCATGGAGGTTATGGTCACGGAGGAGGACATGGTCACGGAGGATATGGAGGTTATGG ACATGGCGGCTACCACCACTGA
- the LOC124200333 gene encoding acid-sensing ion channel 1B-like: protein MLGLSLTNDSIAGTQDWMWSVIRAQMTQKSLPSLFSSFPNDDTIQNHDGFRQRRDIHHRRLAWMIHDHSSDDFQASYTINGITYPFPSSVGIHPQPPSCWSDIGIAGFQTVLDSQANLIRRLIWLLVLTTCFTLMLLQTRDRLNYYLTRPVSTTVRFIRNDSLMFPSITLCPYRDTLTRDTSHLDLVKLQSLYEVHFPEGEQFGDPVDAMYKLADVYDVVTLWKLAGWELEDDVTSCLQARVNCTENGKIMRIFTILGYCLHFPGLPVTVSGQFYGFNIKLCNKGNTTDVQRFYIMISDRYSTHDIRALTHGFFLEQGWNKDVAVSLKHFQAESKYHAPCSFDESKTVSRCISRCFHEKMIKKSGCRMPYMNLPNFTSVPYCNTSQQLLFAEDLQKDLLWEGNGWHPAACQCGYSSTCSQYLYETNADTFARHDDCAQYKVYFTDMTYEETKEEFAYDIISLLCDIGGTIGLLLGASVLTMVQFVDALSRQIVKWLTKAPGLVKRQKSSMFNIVQTALERPLEH from the exons atgctGGGACTCAGTTTAACTAATGACAGCATTGCAGGAACACAAGACTGGATGTGGTCAGTCATTCGTGCACAAATGACGCAAAAATCATTGCCGAGTctgttttcttcgtttccaAACGACGACACGATCCAGAATCACGA TGGTTTCCGACAAAGGCGCGACATTCATCATCGAAGACTAGCGTGGATGATTCACGACCACTCAAGCGATGATTTTCAGGCGTCATATACCATCAACGGAATTACATATCCATTTCCTTCATCTGTTGGGATTCATCCTCAGCCGCCGTCATGTTGGAGCGACATTGGTATCGCTGGCTTCCAGACGGTCTTGGACAGTCAAGCTAACTTGATCAG gAGGCTAATTTGGTTGTTGGTATTGACGACCTGTTTCACCTTAATGCTGCTACAGACTCGCGACCGTTTAAATTACTACCTG ACTCGACCGGTTTCGACTACAGTGCGATTCATAAGAAATGATTCGCTAATGTTTCCATCCATCACACTCTGCCCTTATCGCGACACTTT GACTAGAGACACGTCTCATTTAGACCTGGTTAAGCTCCAATCGCTCTACGAAGTTCATTTTCCAGAAGGAGAACAATTTGGAGATCCCGTCGATGCCATGTACAAACTGGCTGACGTGTACGACGTAGTCACTTTGTGGAAGCTAGCCGGCTGGGAATTGGAAGACGACGTCACTAGC TGTTTGCAGGCGAGGGTCAATTGCACGGAAAACGGGAAAATAATGCGAATTTTCACGATTTTGGGTTACTGCCTCCATTTCCCCGGATTGCCGGTGACAGTCAGTGGCCAATTTTATGGTTTCAACATCAAATTGT GTAACAAGGGCAACACGACGGATGTGCAAAGATTTTACATAATGATCAGCGATCGGTACAGCACTCACGACATCCGCGCATTGACTCACGGCTTCTTTCTGGAACAGGGCTGGAACAAGGATGTCGCCGTTTCCCTCAAACACTTTCAAGCCGAGAGTAAATACCATGCACCTTGTTCTTTTGACGAGTCCAAAACAGTTTCACGTTGCATCAGCCGTtgttttcacgaaaaaatgaTCAAGAAATCGGGATGTcg AATGCCGTACATGAATTTACCGAATTTCACATCCGTACCGTACTGTAACACTTCACAGCAGTTGCTTTTTGCCGAAGACTTGCAGAAAGATTTATTGTGGGAAGGTAATGGATGGCATCCGGCTGCCTGTCAATGCGGATATTCCAGCACCTGTTCACAGTACCTTTACGAAACGAATGCTGATACCTTCGCCCGCCATGACGATTGCGCCCAGTACAAA gTATATTTTACCGACATGACGTatgaggaaacaaaagaagaatttgCGTATGACATCATCTCGCTGCTTTGCGATATCGGCGGGACTATTGGTCTCCTCTTAGGGGCCTCAG TGCTGACTATGGTTCAGTTTGTCGACGCCTTATCACGCCAGATAGTCAAATGGCTGACGAAAGCACCCGGACTGGTGAAACGACAAAAATCCAGCATGTTTAACATTGTACAAACAGCATTAGAGAGACCACTCGAACACTAA
- the LOC124199500 gene encoding serum amyloid A-5 protein-like has product MNCRSLISLFLICVCFTGVAHAFNSCSARKMWDAYNEMKRVQCKNCDRYFHCMGNYNAVYSCSGSMDDKKATAKQISDVREWAIFGGGADSAGDQEANLFGRNGGSCASRYLKNVRCAYNPATKQCKW; this is encoded by the exons ATGAATTGTCGATCgcttatttctttgtttcttatatGCGTTTGCTTCA CTGGAGTGGCCCATGCATTTAACTCATGCTCTGCCAGGAAAATGTGGGACGCATACAACGAAATGAAACGGGTGCAATGCAAAAACTGTGACAG GTACTTTCATTGTATGGGCAACTATAATGCGGTGTACTCCTGCTCGGGTTCTATGGATGATAAGAAAGCCACGGCAAAGCAAATTAGTGACGTACGCGAATGGGCAATCTTCGGAGGTGGTGCGGACTCTGCTGGGGACCAAGAAGCCAATCTTTTTGGACGCAATGGAGGAAGTTGTGCCTCAAGGTACCTTAAAAATGTCCGCTGTGCCTACAATCCCGCGACGAAACAGTGTAAGTGGTGA
- the LOC124199499 gene encoding uncharacterized protein LOC124199499 has protein sequence MPKRRLRTSTNLPMNSSCFLCNIEIPGDSKDLFEHFRSVHFITTEPAKDTSNFEHSDSQSEHCPDLEELSFHDIAMECGELPLDADVTKWTSEDVARKLKMESFDQSVIDTFKDEDIDGNSLLTLTREDLNELKLKLGHKKKVERLIQTLQNPPPKKTAEPTVSTANVQPSHQPSMMNVASMETFPIIVQPSVFSPNVPVSSPNFPVCSASFSVSSPTNYPLSSESVSILSSENISVLSPENVSVLSSASVSVLPSTSVSILPSTSASVLPTTSVMVSSPISVPMSSSNVSVSSASAIPVQTAIPIVQLQPSVTHKVLMQQLPNIDSSSSPRRSERCCTFNVKEMILASSKGRAVYEDYLAREKTFLTVPERRTIVFVVVEAMVNEIGLYPTTQEKDLLAAAIIQAFPCLGIRDGNNLIHSHYYHAKSGGFIETLLKTMRKKQPECRKRKMSLKQKIHRRIPRGYIEDCGPELEEEEIQMHEFMVRLLKSLIPTASNAEQINDAMESTFPFRQYQMKRNLKTPSLILAEYPRMVDFNNGLLIFDDFKRKYPSANDIEQNFIHTYGDRLIFLAEKELDALPVCNNDFLRLLLICIFIMPEIKKIRKNSVDEKVQQLVMFVSENRNLQEFVALRPTDQTNSTPHPYLVGVGTMTEPVYFNLVIDGNIIPCGSDSLTAFKNLFASYFVFQLHYPVLIKPLFKFFEERVFRLTPTMTATTADFVARLETIPR, from the exons ATGCCGAAACGCAGATTACGAACCAGTACTAATTTACCCATGAATTCAAGTTGTTTTCTGTGCAACATAGAAATTCCAGGAGATTCAAAAGATCTCTTTGAGCACTTCCGTTCAGTTCACTTTATAACAACCGAGCCAGCTAAAGACACTTCAAATTTTGAGCACAGTGACAGTCAATCCGAACATTGTCCTGATTTAGAAGAATTATCGTTTCATGACATAGCAATGGAATGTGGTGAGCTACCTCTTGATGCAGATGTAACAAAATGGACTTCAGAAGATGTTGCAAGGAAGCTAAAAATGGAATCCTTTGATCAATCAGTTATTGATACCTTTAAAG ATGAAGATATCGATGGAAATAGCCTTTTGACGCTTACAAGGGAGGACCTTAATGAGCTCAAACTGAAACTAGGCCACAAGAAAAAGGTGGAACGATTGATTCAGACTCTCCAAAACCCACCGCCTAAAAAAACAGCAGAGCCTACAGTTTCAACCGCTAATGTGCAGCCAAGCCATCAGCCATCAATGATGAATGTGGCATCAATGGAAACATTTCCAATTATAGTGCAACCCTCAGTATTCTCGCCAAATGTTCCAGTATCATCTCCAAATTTTCCAGTATGTTCTGCGAGTTTTTCAGTCTCTTCACCAACAAACTACCCACTATCTTCAGAAAGTGTTTCGATACTGTCctctgaaaatatttcagtatTATCTCCAGAAAATGTTTCAGTATTATCTTCAGCAAGTGTTTCAGTATTACCTTCAACAAGTGTCTCAATATTACCTTCGACAAGTGCGTCAGTATTACCGACAACAAGTGTTATGGTATCTTCACCGATAAGTGTCCCGATGTCATCGTCAAATGTTTCAGTATCGTCCGCAAGTGCCATTCCCGTGCAAACTGCAATTCCAATAGTTCAACTTCAGCCTTCTGTAACTCACAAAGTTCTCATGCAACAACTTCCCAACATAGACAGCTCCAGCTCTCCGCGAAGATCTGAAAGG TGCTGCACTTTCAACGTTAAAGAAATGATCCTTGCGTCGAGTAAAGGGAGAGCCGTTTACGAGGACTATTTAGCCCGTGAAAAAACCTTTCTAACCGTCCCTGAGCGCAGGACTATAGTCTTTGTAGTGGTAGAGGCCATGGTCAACGAGATTGGACTTTACCCTACGACGCAGGAAAAGGATCTGTTGGCCGCTGCGATTATTCAAGCTTTCCCTTGCCTAGGCATTAGAGACGGGAACAATCTCATCCACAGTCACTACTACCATGCCAAATCTGGCGGCTTCATAGAGACACTGTTGAAGACGATGCGCAAAAAGCAACCTGAATGtcggaaaaggaaaatgagtCTGAAGCAGAAAATTCACCGGAGAATTCCTCGAGGATATATCGAAGATTGCGGGCCagaactggaagaagaagaaattcagatGCACGAATTTAtg GTTCGTTTGCTGAAAAGTTTGATACCGACTGCATCCAACGCCGAACAGATCAACGATGCCATGGAATCGACATTTCCCTTCCGTCAGTATCAAATGAAGAGAAATCTCAAGACTCCAAGCCTCATCCTGGCGGAATATCCGCGCATGGTGGACTTTAACAACGGTCTATTG ATTTTCGACGATTTCAAGAGAAAATATCCTTCGGCCAATGATATTGAGCAGAATTTCATTCACACGTATGGTGATCGACTTATTTTTCTAGCCGAGAAAGAACTGGATGCTCTCCCAGTTTGCAATAATG ACTTTCTCCGTTTGCTGCTGATATGCATCTTCATCATgccagaaattaaaaaaattcgcaaGAATTCTGTCGATGAAAAAGTTCAACAACTCGTGATGTTCGTATCG GAAAACCGAAACCTACAAGAATTCGTGGCCTTACGCCCAACGGATCAAACCAATTCGACTCCGCATCCGTATCTCGTCGGTGTCGGAACGATGACGGAGCCAGTGTACTTCAACTTGGTCATCGATGGCAACATCATTCCGTGCGGCAGCGATTCCCTTACAGCTTTCAAGAATCTCTTTGCGTCCTACTTTGTTTTCCAGTTGCATTATCCGGTTCTCATCAAGCCGctcttcaaatttttcgaGGAAAGAGTTTTCCGATTAACTCCCACCATGACTGCCACCACGGCCGACTTTGTGGCACGATTGGAGACTATTCCCAGATGA
- the LOC124201145 gene encoding tyrosyl-DNA phosphodiesterase 2-like isoform X2 encodes MATGGSNEDDYLSTCGICFIKYDLLMNRPKVLPCSHTYCFTCIQVMIGSGNPLKCPMCRKTAVGIDKVESLPNNVHAEHNILLNKKLEKAEAEAKLSSKLLDAYFKSNKSECQVFVVTDDHEPKVLSFNASKEVVNHFHQASMKIPDTEKPAKLRIISWERFLANNDASNFHLLMASLVNILKTQNPDVVFLYHVKPATLDRLKKSLPNFKFISEFSYQEMSVTLLNTSVFYDSHEVVQLPLEQTDGDLPLNYNFLIVEAHVGSLKLKLINAEIDMYASDMWRENFTKLMLDELGNESDATANIILRMGGCWDEQNWHTYTRDVGLPHRTVDVWEACKKPRMCNFIWPYDSMTETDVLEYKSFNGKMPYCDEHRLARVYLRPSNSVFAQPKFYGEIEFLNIRRAISSAILVDFCIF; translated from the exons ATGGCTACAGGAGGTTCAAATGAAGATGATTATTTATCAACTTGTGGCATATGCTTCATCAAGTATGACCTTCTCATGAATCGGCCCAAAGTACTGCCTTGCTCTCATACATACTGTTTCACCTGCATTCAA GTTATGATTGGTTCTGGGAATCCATTGAAATGTCCTATGTGTCGAAAAACAGCAGTTGGAATTGATAAAGTAGAATCCCTACCCAACAATGTCCATGCTGAACACAATATTCTTTTGAATAAGAAGTTAGAGAAAGCTGAAGCAGAGGCCAAATT ATCCTCAAAGTTACTGGATGCATATTTCAAATCCAACAAGTCTGAATGCCAAGTGTTTGTCGTAACAGATGATCATGAGCCAAAGGTTTTGTCTTTCAACGCCAG TAAAGAAGTTGTCAACCATTTTCATCAAGCTTCTATGAAGATTCCGGATACGGAAAAACCAGCTAAATTGCGAATTATTTCTTGGGAACGTTTCCTTGCCAATAATGATGCTTCCAACTTTCATCTGTTGATGGCATCACTTGTTAATATcttgaaaacacaaaatccTGATGTTGTGTTTCTCTACCATGTGAAGCCGGCCACTCTCGATCGCCTTAAAAAGAGTCTtcccaatttcaaatttatttctgaattCAGCTATCAAGAGATGAG cGTAACGCTGTTGAACACTTCCGTGTTTTATGATTCCCACGAAGTCGTACAACTGCCCTTAGAGCAAACTGATGGTGACCTTCCATTAAACTATAACTTTCTTATAGTTGAA GCGCATGTGGGATCTCTGAAACTAAAATTAATCAACGCTGAGATTGACATGTACGCAAGTGACATGTGGCGGGAGAATTTTACGAAATTGATGTTGGACGAACTAGGAAATGAATCCGATGCAACAGCGAACATCATTTTGAGAATGGGGGGTTGCTGGGATGAACAAAAt tggCATACCTACACGCGAGACGTTGGACTACCTCATCGCACCGTTGATGTTTGGGAAGCTTGCAAAAAACCAAGAATGTGCAACTTCATCTGGCCTTATGACAGCATGACTGAAACCGATGTCTTAGAATATAAAAGTTTCAACGGTAAAATGCCCTATTGCGACGAACATCGTCTTGCACGCGTATACTTACGTCCTTCAAATTCTGTTTTCGCCCAACCTAAATTCTAtggtgaaattgaatttttaaacatcAGAAGAGCCATTTCCTCAGCGATTTTAGTtgatttttgtatattttaa
- the LOC124201145 gene encoding tyrosyl-DNA phosphodiesterase 2-like isoform X1, with amino-acid sequence MATGSSNEDDYLSTCGICFIKYDLVMNRPKVLPCSHTFCFTCIQVMIGSGNPLKCPMCRKTAVGIDKVESLPNNVHAEHNILLNKKLEKAEAEAKLSSKLLDAYFKSNKSECQVFVVTDDHEPKVLSFNASKEVVNHFHQASMKIPDTEKPAKLRIISWERFLANNDASNFHLLMASLVNILKTQNPDVVFLYHVKPATLDRLKKSLPNFKFISEFSYQEMSVTLLNTSVFYDSHEVVQLPLEQTDGDLPLNYNFLIVEAHVGSLKLKLINAEIDMYASDMWRENFTKLMLDELGNESDATANIILRMGGCWDEQNWHTYTRDVGLPHRTVDVWEACKKPRMCNFIWPYDSMTETDVLEYKSFNGKMPYCDEHRLARVYLRPSNSVFAQPKFYGEIEFLNIRRAISSAILVDFCIF; translated from the exons ATGGCTACAGGAAGTTCAAATGAAGATGATTATTTATCAACTTGTGGCATATGCTTCATCAAGTATGATCTTGTCATGAATCGGCCCAAAGTACTGCCTTGCTCTCATACATTCTGTTTCACCTGCATTCAA GTTATGATTGGTTCTGGGAATCCATTGAAATGTCCTATGTGTCGAAAAACAGCAGTTGGAATTGATAAAGTAGAATCCCTACCCAACAATGTCCATGCTGAACACAATATTCTTTTGAATAAGAAGTTAGAGAAAGCTGAAGCAGAGGCCAAATT ATCCTCAAAGTTACTGGATGCATATTTCAAATCCAACAAGTCTGAATGCCAAGTGTTTGTCGTAACAGATGATCATGAGCCAAAGGTTTTGTCTTTCAACGCCAG TAAAGAAGTTGTCAACCATTTTCATCAAGCTTCTATGAAGATTCCGGATACGGAAAAACCAGCTAAATTGCGAATTATTTCTTGGGAACGTTTCCTTGCCAATAATGATGCTTCCAACTTTCATCTGTTGATGGCATCACTTGTTAATATcttgaaaacacaaaatccTGATGTTGTGTTTCTCTACCATGTGAAGCCGGCCACTCTCGATCGCCTTAAAAAGAGTCTtcccaatttcaaatttatttctgaattCAGCTATCAAGAGATGAG cGTAACGCTGTTGAACACTTCCGTGTTTTATGATTCCCACGAAGTCGTACAACTGCCCTTAGAGCAAACTGATGGTGACCTTCCATTAAACTATAACTTTCTTATAGTTGAA GCGCATGTGGGATCTCTGAAACTAAAATTAATCAACGCTGAGATTGACATGTACGCAAGTGACATGTGGCGGGAGAATTTTACGAAATTGATGTTGGACGAACTAGGAAATGAATCCGATGCAACAGCGAACATCATTTTGAGAATGGGGGGTTGCTGGGATGAACAAAAt tggCATACCTACACGCGAGACGTTGGACTACCTCATCGCACCGTTGATGTTTGGGAAGCTTGCAAAAAACCAAGAATGTGCAACTTCATCTGGCCTTATGACAGCATGACTGAAACCGATGTCTTAGAATATAAAAGTTTCAACGGTAAAATGCCCTATTGCGACGAACATCGTCTTGCACGCGTATACTTACGTCCTTCAAATTCTGTTTTCGCCCAACCTAAATTCTAtggtgaaattgaatttttaaacatcAGAAGAGCCATTTCCTCAGCGATTTTAGTtgatttttgtatattttaa
- the LOC124201145 gene encoding tyrosyl-DNA phosphodiesterase 2-like isoform X3 has product MATGGSNEDDYLSTCGICFIKYDLLMNRPKVLPCSHTYCFTCIQAMISSGNPLKCPMCRQTAVGIDKVESLPNNVHAEHIILLNEKLEKAEAEAKLSSKLLDAYFKSNKSECQVFVITDDHEPKVMSFNASKDAVNHFHHTSVKIPNTEKPAKLRIISWEGFMFNDIPAFPLLMTSLVNILKAQNPDVVFLYNVEPATLDRLKKSLPNFRFIYEFNDQMSVTLLNTYVSYDSHEAVQLPVEESGEYNFLIVKAHVGSLKLKLINAEIDMYASDMWRENFTKLMLDELGKESDATANIIMKMGGCCNNQNWDTYTRDVGLPHPTVDVWEACKKPRMCNFIWPYDRTTETDVLEYKDFNDKVPYCEHNRFSRVYLRSSETVFAQPKFYGEIEFLNITEAIHSAILVDFDISSTFCLS; this is encoded by the exons ATGGCTACAGGAGGTTCAAATGAAGATGATTATTTATCAACTTGTGGCATATGCTTCATCAAGTATGACCTTCTCATGAATCGGCCCAAAGTACTGCCTTGCTCTCATACATACTGTTTCACCTGCATTCAA GCTATGATTAGTTCTGGGAATCCATTGAAATGTCCCATGTGTCGACAAACAGCAGTTGGAATTGATAAAGTTGAATCCCTACCCAACAATGTTCATGCCGAACACATTATTCTTTTGAATGAGAAGTTAGAGAAAGCTGAAGCTGAGGCCAAATT ATCCTCAAAGTTACTGGATGCATATTTCAAATCCAACAAGTCTGAATGCCAAGTGTTTGTCATAACTGATGATCATGAGCCAAAGGTTATGTCTTTCAACGCCAG TAAGGACGCCGTCAACCATTTTCATCATACTTCTGTGAAGATACCGAATACAGAAAAACCAGCTAAATTGCGAATTATTTCTTGGGAAGGTTTCATGTTTAATGACATTCCTGCATTTCCTCTGTTGATGACATCACTTGTTAATATCTTGAAAGCACAAAATCCTGATGTTGTGTTTCTCTACAACGTCGAGCCGGCCACTCTCGATCGCCTTAAAAAGAGTCTCCCCAATTTCAGATTTATTTATGAATTCAACGATCAGATGAG CGTAACGCTGTTGAACACTTATGTGTCTTATGATTCCCACGAAGCCGTACAACTTCCCGTTGAGGAATCTGGTGAATATAACTTTCTTATAGTTAAA GCGCATGTGGGATCTCTGAAACTAAAATTAATCAACGCTGAGATTGACATGTACGCAAGTGACATGTGGCGGGAGAATTTTACGAAATTGATGTTGGACGAACTAGGAAAGGAATCCGATGCAACAGCAAACATCATAATGAAAATGGGGGGTTGCTgtaataatcaaaat TGGGATACCTACACACGAGACGTTGGACTACCTCATCCTACCGTTGATGTATGGGAAGCGTGTAAAAAACCAAGAATGTGCAACTTCATCTGGCCTTATGACAGAACGACGGAAACCGATGTCTTGGAGTATAAGGATTTTAACGATAAAGTTCCTTATTGCGAACATAATCGTTTTTCACGCGTATACTTACGGTCGTCCGAAACTGTTTTCGCCCAACCTAAATTCTATGGTGAAATTGAGTTCTTAAACATCACCGAAGCCATTCATTCAGCAATCTTAGTTGATTTCGATATTTCAAGCACATTTTGTCTATCGTGA